One genomic region from Bacillus aquiflavi encodes:
- the istA gene encoding IS21 family transposase: MLAMPEINHIKKLRNIKSLSINEISKRTGFSWTTVKKYADEDQLPEENVVVKKGMMYEEKWGEIVIDWLVEDYALKKKLRRNNTILFKQLQKLDFPGSYRTVCNFIKEEWKEKMLDEADEWKVEYERLTHPPAEAQVDFGITEAIEDGKVKDIHCLVMSFPYSNGGFAVPLRAENQECFLEGLKVLFDEAGFVPRKLRLDNLSAAVVKARSRNQETIFTEAFQRFASYYGFEAQACNPRKGNEKGHVENKVGYVRYNFFTPSPVIKDLIHLRELLFEHSKNKTINAFITRRSSLSQIYWRKKGNLD; encoded by the coding sequence ATGCTAGCAATGCCTGAAATTAATCATATCAAAAAATTAAGGAATATAAAATCCTTGTCAATCAACGAAATCTCAAAACGCACTGGTTTTAGTTGGACAACTGTCAAAAAGTATGCAGATGAAGATCAGTTACCTGAAGAAAACGTAGTTGTAAAAAAGGGGATGATGTATGAGGAAAAGTGGGGAGAAATTGTCATTGATTGGCTAGTTGAGGATTATGCACTTAAAAAGAAACTAAGAAGGAATAACACGATTCTGTTTAAGCAATTACAGAAGTTAGATTTTCCCGGTTCTTATCGAACCGTTTGTAACTTTATCAAAGAAGAATGGAAAGAAAAAATGTTGGATGAAGCGGATGAATGGAAAGTAGAATACGAAAGGCTGACTCATCCACCCGCTGAAGCTCAAGTAGACTTTGGAATTACAGAGGCAATCGAAGATGGCAAAGTGAAAGACATACATTGTTTAGTGATGAGTTTCCCGTATAGTAACGGGGGGTTTGCAGTTCCTTTAAGGGCAGAAAACCAGGAATGTTTTTTGGAAGGTCTTAAAGTACTTTTTGATGAAGCAGGTTTTGTACCAAGAAAGCTTCGTTTGGATAATCTTTCGGCAGCGGTTGTTAAAGCAAGAAGCCGGAATCAAGAAACTATTTTCACTGAGGCATTTCAACGTTTTGCGAGTTATTACGGATTTGAAGCACAAGCCTGTAATCCGAGAAAAGGAAATGAAAAAGGACACGTAGAAAACAAGGTTGGATATGTTCGTTATAACTTTTTCACTCCATCCCCCGTCATTAAAGATTTAATTCACTTGCGCGAGTTGTTATTTGAACATTCTAAAAACAAGACCATCAACGCCTTCATTACAAGAAGAAGCTCGTTATCGCAGATTTATTGGAGGAAGAAGGGAAATTTGGATTAG